The following are encoded in a window of Flavobacterium psychrotrophum genomic DNA:
- a CDS encoding DUF4920 domain-containing protein — protein MNKSVLVMAALLSLAACKKNETEVKSEETVIEGKADTVRVDTDTVVANEATEAVEKPEMPEKTEAAEKPEQAEKAEKAEKPEVKVTAAKTLKVDYAVFGDKIVADKALTKEEMYSKYKGLKSGDTVNVKFATKINDVCKKKGCWMSLELPNGKESFVKFKDYAFFVPLNADGQQAVVSGKAFVSEVSVAQLRHYAKDGGQSEADIAKITEPKVTYGFLADGVLISK, from the coding sequence ATGAATAAATCAGTGCTTGTAATGGCAGCCCTGCTTTCGCTGGCTGCGTGCAAAAAAAATGAAACCGAAGTAAAGTCTGAAGAGACTGTGATTGAAGGAAAGGCAGATACCGTAAGGGTTGATACAGATACTGTTGTGGCAAATGAGGCAACAGAAGCTGTAGAAAAGCCGGAAATGCCTGAGAAAACGGAGGCTGCCGAGAAACCTGAACAAGCTGAAAAGGCAGAAAAAGCTGAGAAACCTGAAGTTAAGGTAACGGCTGCAAAAACTTTAAAAGTTGATTATGCAGTTTTTGGCGATAAGATAGTAGCAGACAAGGCACTTACAAAAGAAGAAATGTACAGTAAGTATAAAGGCCTTAAGTCTGGCGATACCGTAAACGTAAAGTTTGCTACTAAAATTAATGATGTTTGCAAAAAGAAAGGCTGTTGGATGAGCTTAGAGCTGCCTAATGGCAAAGAATCATTTGTAAAGTTTAAAGACTATGCGTTTTTTGTACCGCTAAACGCCGACGGCCAGCAGGCTGTAGTAAGTGGTAAAGCTTTTGTAAGTGAGGTATCTGTAGCGCAGCTTAGGCATTATGCTAAAGATGGCGGGCAGAGTGAGGCAGACATTGCTAAAATTACCGAGCCAAAGGTTACTTACGGATTTTTAGCCGATGGCGTACTGATAAGCAAGTAA
- a CDS encoding sensor histidine kinase, with amino-acid sequence MRAALIKPILLLMVFFAISNSFAQYDPDLAKIQKNAYEDDPDVLLKKLTRIKSKITRPADKALYKRALAQYYIGVNNDANAFKVLKEAQKIYHAIDSTEAEMEIYRMLFNTIFYSEATSTDAWPYAEEYLKYAEASGNKEKMINAFLMQADYYQVEGKANVSLKFYRKALLLANQQNDRVSQSAVYTNLSLLFTDYLKMPDSALYYLKKDIPYLEKSGDLTDLSSNYANQAAAYSVLGDYKKAIEVSKTAFDLPIKKYRNKEKEIFAYRISTYYSELKDYKNAYQYLELSNKYHDSVKEEQQHAVIRDLETKYKTKEKELENKVLKGDMQTNRILLYTAIAIAIAIGSISALIIKNSRRKEKISRQEKIIDQQKLEKVLKDHELQSIDLLLEGQERERQRIANDLHDNLGSMLATLKMNFENLKMRKNGVDATEAMLFERTDELIEEAYHKVRRLAHTNNAGVLAAEGLIPAVKKLVDKISTPGKLEMQFIPYGFTKPLDNTLEIAIFRLIQELSTNIIKHSQATEATVQLTNHEDSINIIIEDNGVGFDPAQIKSDGMGIATIHQKIAQLKGTITIDSIPGKGATIIIELPL; translated from the coding sequence ATGAGGGCTGCCTTAATAAAGCCTATTTTATTGCTGATGGTATTTTTTGCCATCAGCAATTCATTTGCACAGTATGATCCCGATTTAGCAAAAATTCAAAAAAATGCTTATGAAGATGACCCTGATGTACTACTAAAAAAACTAACCCGGATAAAATCAAAAATAACCAGGCCGGCAGATAAGGCGCTATATAAAAGAGCGCTTGCTCAGTATTATATAGGCGTTAACAACGATGCCAATGCTTTTAAAGTACTTAAAGAAGCACAAAAAATTTACCATGCTATAGACAGCACAGAGGCAGAAATGGAAATTTATCGCATGCTGTTTAATACCATTTTTTACAGCGAAGCTACCTCTACCGATGCCTGGCCTTATGCAGAAGAATACTTAAAATATGCAGAGGCATCCGGCAATAAGGAAAAAATGATCAATGCCTTTTTAATGCAGGCAGATTACTATCAGGTAGAGGGCAAGGCTAATGTAAGCCTTAAGTTTTACAGAAAGGCATTACTGCTTGCAAATCAACAAAATGACAGGGTATCTCAATCTGCCGTATATACAAATTTATCGTTACTGTTTACGGATTATCTTAAGATGCCGGACTCAGCCTTATACTACCTTAAAAAAGACATTCCTTACCTGGAAAAAAGCGGAGATCTTACAGATTTATCTTCTAATTATGCTAACCAGGCAGCAGCCTACTCTGTTTTAGGAGATTACAAAAAGGCTATAGAAGTTTCTAAAACCGCATTTGATTTACCCATCAAAAAATACAGAAATAAAGAAAAAGAGATATTTGCTTACCGGATATCAACCTACTATTCTGAACTAAAAGACTATAAAAACGCATACCAGTACCTCGAACTCTCTAATAAATACCACGATAGCGTTAAAGAAGAGCAACAGCATGCCGTTATTCGCGATTTAGAGACCAAATACAAAACAAAAGAAAAAGAACTTGAAAACAAGGTGTTAAAAGGCGATATGCAAACTAACCGTATCCTTTTATACACCGCCATAGCCATAGCTATAGCAATAGGTTCAATAAGTGCCCTGATCATTAAAAACTCTCGCAGAAAAGAAAAGATAAGCCGCCAGGAAAAAATAATTGATCAGCAAAAACTTGAAAAAGTACTTAAAGACCATGAGCTGCAAAGCATAGACCTGTTGCTCGAAGGGCAGGAACGCGAGCGCCAGCGCATAGCTAACGACCTGCACGATAATCTGGGCAGTATGCTTGCAACGCTTAAAATGAACTTTGAAAATCTTAAAATGCGTAAAAATGGTGTAGATGCTACAGAAGCTATGCTGTTTGAACGCACAGACGAACTTATAGAAGAAGCTTACCACAAAGTACGCAGACTGGCACATACTAATAATGCCGGAGTATTGGCAGCTGAAGGCCTGATACCGGCGGTTAAAAAACTGGTAGATAAAATATCTACACCCGGCAAGCTTGAGATGCAGTTTATACCTTATGGATTTACAAAACCGCTGGATAACACACTCGAAATTGCTATCTTTAGGCTCATACAGGAATTATCTACCAACATAATTAAACACAGCCAGGCCACAGAGGCCACGGTACAGCTTACTAACCACGAAGACAGTATTAACATTATTATAGAAGACAATGGTGTAGGCTTTGACCCTGCACAAATAAAATCCGACGGCATGGGCATTGCCACCATACATCAAAAAATTGCACAGTTAAAAGGAACAATTACCATAGATTCAATCCCCGGAAAAGGGGCAACCATAATAATAGAACTCCCGTTATGA
- a CDS encoding COG3014 family protein gives MKKARQLYAALTGAVFFTLILSLQSCSTYNQKTADIQQEMVTGQFAKASATIDKNKFLGKKRNRLLYLLEKGKMEHLQGNYTESNKLFEEAYILVDDKITTGAAHALAATFTNPMAAPYKGEDFEKVTIHYYKALNYFFLGQPDEALVEAKRIDIKLEELNNKYRNNKNKYTKDAFSQILQGLLYEGTGDINNAFIAYRNAEEIYSANNGTYFGVNMPQQLKDDLLRTSYALGFTQEYNDYLKKFGLPASYRPAQDKASGEAIVFWENGLAPVKDQIVVTASGAGMFFYGTYMEDGIVHDILLPIPLGTNLGSINAIAIPKYTKSVSYYGKAALVVDGKEKCFETTQDFYSVAKQCLKDRMLREAVNIAVRFAAKKGGSLLLQEIAKQAMGNDGAELVKLGADAAGAITEKADTRNWQSLPATISYARVSLVPGNNKFLIKKYGPQGVVDTDTIHIPYKRGLQIVNYFDLGRTQLLPAQKPADSLKTTPVAVASVKMDKKVADKYDKWIDTPDGVSYKVTSYTEVKEGKTYWGKKITFKTTMAFPLNVTYTLTDKPYTTQTKVVSLDEYEHSEDEGKAAGLYYQLSDNLKPGQETMGWYPFIQENPDFYVTILKTEKP, from the coding sequence ATGAAAAAAGCCCGACAACTATATGCCGCCCTTACCGGGGCGGTATTTTTTACCCTTATACTAAGCCTGCAATCTTGCAGCACCTATAACCAGAAAACTGCCGATATACAGCAGGAAATGGTTACAGGCCAGTTTGCCAAAGCCTCAGCTACCATAGATAAAAATAAGTTTCTGGGCAAAAAACGCAATCGCCTGCTTTACCTTCTTGAAAAAGGTAAGATGGAGCACTTACAGGGCAATTATACCGAGAGCAACAAGCTTTTTGAAGAAGCTTACATACTGGTAGACGATAAAATTACTACCGGTGCGGCCCATGCCCTGGCTGCCACTTTTACAAACCCAATGGCTGCGCCATATAAAGGAGAGGACTTTGAGAAAGTAACCATTCACTATTATAAAGCGCTTAACTATTTTTTTCTTGGCCAGCCGGATGAAGCATTGGTAGAAGCTAAGCGAATAGACATAAAGCTCGAAGAACTCAACAACAAATACCGCAACAATAAGAACAAATATACTAAAGACGCTTTTAGCCAGATATTACAGGGACTTTTGTATGAAGGTACCGGCGATATAAACAATGCTTTTATAGCTTACCGAAATGCCGAAGAAATTTATTCGGCAAATAACGGAACATACTTTGGCGTAAACATGCCGCAGCAGTTAAAAGATGATTTACTCAGAACATCATATGCGCTTGGCTTTACTCAGGAATACAATGATTATCTCAAAAAATTTGGATTACCTGCCAGTTACCGTCCCGCCCAGGATAAGGCTTCAGGCGAAGCTATTGTATTTTGGGAAAACGGACTTGCTCCTGTAAAAGACCAGATTGTGGTAACAGCCAGCGGCGCAGGAATGTTTTTTTATGGCACCTATATGGAAGATGGCATTGTGCATGATATACTGCTACCAATACCCCTGGGTACAAACCTGGGTTCTATAAATGCCATAGCTATACCTAAATATACAAAAAGTGTAAGCTATTATGGCAAAGCGGCATTAGTTGTAGATGGTAAAGAAAAATGCTTTGAAACCACACAGGATTTTTACAGCGTGGCTAAACAATGCCTTAAAGACCGCATGCTGCGCGAAGCTGTAAATATTGCCGTGCGCTTTGCTGCAAAAAAAGGAGGCAGCCTGCTTTTGCAGGAAATTGCTAAACAGGCCATGGGTAATGACGGGGCAGAACTTGTAAAACTTGGTGCAGATGCAGCAGGCGCTATTACAGAGAAAGCCGATACCCGCAACTGGCAATCGCTGCCTGCTACAATAAGCTATGCAAGGGTATCGCTTGTACCCGGAAACAATAAATTCCTGATAAAGAAATATGGCCCGCAAGGTGTGGTAGATACCGATACAATTCATATTCCTTACAAGCGAGGGTTACAGATCGTAAATTACTTCGACCTTGGCCGCACACAATTACTCCCTGCTCAAAAGCCTGCCGATAGCCTTAAAACTACTCCTGTTGCTGTAGCATCGGTTAAAATGGATAAAAAAGTGGCCGATAAGTATGACAAATGGATAGATACTCCGGATGGGGTTTCTTATAAAGTAACGAGCTATACAGAAGTGAAGGAAGGAAAAACATATTGGGGTAAAAAGATAACTTTTAAAACAACAATGGCATTTCCGCTAAATGTTACTTATACTCTTACCGATAAGCCATATACTACACAAACTAAAGTAGTATCGCTTGATGAATATGAACATTCAGAAGACGAGGGTAAGGCTGCCGGGCTGTATTACCAGCTTAGCGACAACCTAAAGCCCGGACAGGAAACCATGGGGTGGTACCCTTTTATACAGGAAAATCCAGATTTTTATGTTACGATATTAAAAACAGAAAAACCTTAA
- a CDS encoding DUF6495 family protein — protein sequence MKYTRLTKEQLEELHEEFIRFLASQSIDKGEWDTLKQEKPEVAEQEIDVFSDLIWESVMDKAEWLEHYSKNHIFLFKLGKENMESIVIHAHTPLADFLTEGGLQWLNENIFSKEVHLSRGKKDFGEDRNTEIFSLIEQGAMLSDGTLYKELEDMF from the coding sequence ATGAAATATACCCGACTTACTAAGGAACAGCTTGAAGAATTGCATGAAGAATTCATCCGCTTCCTGGCCTCTCAGTCTATAGATAAAGGCGAATGGGATACCCTGAAACAGGAAAAACCAGAAGTTGCTGAACAGGAAATTGATGTTTTTAGCGACCTGATATGGGAAAGCGTAATGGATAAAGCCGAATGGCTGGAGCATTACTCTAAAAACCACATTTTTCTTTTTAAACTGGGTAAAGAGAATATGGAAAGTATTGTAATACATGCCCATACCCCACTGGCCGACTTTTTGACCGAAGGCGGATTGCAATGGCTTAACGAAAATATTTTTAGTAAGGAAGTACACCTGAGCCGCGGCAAAAAAGATTTTGGCGAAGACCGTAATACCGAAATCTTCAGCCTTATAGAACAGGGCGCTATGCTTAGCGACGGTACTTTATATAAAGAGCTGGAAGACATGTTCTAA
- the mnmD gene encoding tRNA (5-methylaminomethyl-2-thiouridine)(34)-methyltransferase MnmD, with protein sequence MRREIITTGDGSVTIHLPDKNENYHSKFGAITEARHVFINNGLALTKGRPVAILEIGFGTGLNAFITYAEALKSGQVINYTGVEAYPVAEEEAKQMNYASELETGEEGKTVFEAMHAAPWGEAVSINDKFTLTKQQKFFHEINDAEIYDLIYFDAFGYPVQPELWSEEIFSKMYKALKPGGILVTYACRSVIKNNMKAVGFITEKLPGPPGKREMLRGVKS encoded by the coding sequence TTGAGAAGAGAAATTATTACAACAGGCGATGGATCTGTAACGATACACCTGCCGGACAAGAATGAAAACTATCATTCTAAGTTTGGTGCCATTACAGAGGCGCGCCATGTATTTATAAACAATGGGCTGGCGCTTACAAAAGGCAGGCCTGTTGCAATTTTAGAAATAGGCTTTGGTACCGGGCTTAATGCGTTTATAACGTATGCCGAGGCACTTAAATCTGGCCAGGTAATAAACTATACCGGGGTAGAAGCATACCCGGTAGCAGAGGAAGAGGCAAAGCAGATGAACTATGCATCTGAACTTGAAACCGGGGAGGAAGGAAAAACAGTGTTTGAGGCAATGCATGCTGCGCCCTGGGGCGAAGCAGTTAGTATAAACGATAAATTTACGTTAACTAAACAGCAAAAATTTTTCCATGAAATAAATGATGCTGAAATTTACGACCTCATTTATTTTGATGCCTTTGGTTATCCTGTGCAGCCGGAACTTTGGAGCGAGGAAATTTTTTCTAAAATGTATAAGGCCTTAAAGCCGGGTGGAATATTGGTTACCTATGCGTGCAGGTCTGTTATTAAAAATAATATGAAAGCTGTGGGTTTTATTACAGAGAAACTTCCGGGGCCTCCTGGCAAACGGGAAATGCTTAGAGGTGTGAAATCATAA
- a CDS encoding hydrogen peroxide-inducible genes activator, with translation MTLQQLKYIIALDEHRHFARAAEECMVSQPGLTIQLKNLEEEIGIKIFDRTKVPLKPTLVGTEIIEKAKKLLREADAIRDFVVNKKNDLKGKVTLGVISTLSPYIMPLFIKAMRQAVPQMHFTIKEMGTGQLMHGLETGSIDIALMATPTGHPGLREYPVFQEPFVAYLNEGHPMATATEYELQPQDRPELLLLQSEYCYNAQLLDICGIKDGGYKEEQFSYDINSIETLKNLVRAGLGFALVPQLSVLNEQESTLYKPFKEPVPVREISLVVADTFNRKLLLEKMNEALWSCLPESIKKDKPYKKIRWNDSPYFIEKVSEAMKGK, from the coding sequence ATGACGCTCCAGCAACTCAAATATATCATAGCTCTTGATGAACACCGCCATTTTGCAAGGGCTGCCGAAGAATGTATGGTGAGTCAGCCAGGACTTACCATTCAGCTAAAAAACCTTGAAGAAGAGATAGGAATAAAGATATTTGACCGTACAAAGGTACCTTTAAAGCCAACTTTAGTAGGGACAGAAATTATCGAAAAAGCAAAAAAACTGCTTCGGGAAGCAGATGCCATCCGTGATTTTGTCGTTAATAAAAAAAATGACCTTAAAGGAAAAGTAACGCTTGGCGTTATAAGTACATTGTCGCCCTACATTATGCCACTGTTTATAAAGGCAATGCGCCAGGCAGTACCGCAAATGCATTTTACCATTAAAGAAATGGGGACGGGCCAGCTGATGCACGGGCTGGAAACCGGAAGTATTGACATTGCGCTTATGGCTACGCCCACAGGGCATCCGGGCTTAAGGGAGTATCCTGTGTTTCAGGAGCCTTTTGTTGCCTACCTTAACGAAGGGCACCCTATGGCAACGGCAACGGAATATGAACTACAACCGCAGGACAGGCCTGAATTGTTATTACTGCAAAGCGAGTATTGCTACAATGCCCAACTGCTGGATATCTGCGGAATAAAAGATGGTGGATATAAAGAAGAGCAGTTTAGCTACGATATTAACTCAATAGAAACACTTAAAAACCTGGTAAGGGCAGGGTTGGGGTTTGCCCTTGTACCACAACTATCGGTGCTTAATGAACAGGAATCAACTTTATATAAGCCATTTAAGGAACCGGTTCCTGTGCGTGAAATAAGCCTGGTGGTGGCAGATACTTTTAACCGTAAGCTGTTACTCGAAAAAATGAATGAAGCCTTATGGAGCTGCCTGCCTGAAAGCATTAAAAAAGACAAGCCATATAAAAAGATTCGCTGGAACGACTCGCCTTACTTTATTGAAAAGGTGAGTGAAGCTATGAAAGGTAAATAA
- a CDS encoding response regulator, with protein sequence MITIAIAEDHQALIDGMKVFLEYEPDLKVVGEANNGDRLLDIVRSKKPDIVLTDIRMPIMDGITAAKHIKKEFPGCKIIAFSMFEQDEAITQMQEAGASGYILKNSSLKIVIEAIRAVNRGETFFDTGLKTPQKEDTGEVQLSKREKEIVKLVGEGKTSQEIADQLFIGKATVDTHRKNILKKLNLQGKSELMRYSVEKKYDF encoded by the coding sequence ATGATAACAATAGCCATAGCAGAAGACCATCAGGCACTTATAGATGGTATGAAAGTATTTCTGGAGTATGAACCCGATCTTAAGGTGGTGGGTGAAGCCAACAATGGCGACCGCCTGCTGGATATAGTGCGAAGCAAGAAACCTGATATTGTACTCACAGATATCAGGATGCCTATAATGGATGGCATTACAGCGGCAAAGCATATAAAAAAGGAATTTCCGGGCTGCAAGATAATTGCGTTTAGCATGTTTGAACAAGATGAGGCTATTACACAAATGCAGGAAGCAGGTGCATCTGGCTACATCCTTAAAAACTCTTCCCTAAAGATTGTCATCGAAGCCATACGTGCCGTAAACCGTGGAGAAACTTTTTTTGACACCGGCCTAAAAACACCTCAAAAAGAAGATACAGGAGAGGTACAATTAAGCAAAAGAGAAAAAGAAATTGTAAAGCTGGTGGGCGAAGGCAAAACCTCGCAGGAAATTGCTGATCAGCTTTTTATAGGTAAAGCTACAGTAGACACACATCGCAAAAACATTCTTAAGAAGCTTAATTTACAGGGAAAAAGTGAACTAATGCGTTACTCTGTAGAAAAAAAATATGATTTTTAA
- a CDS encoding penicillin-binding protein activator LpoB, with the protein MKNNAIKLFTALALALTLSNCGAPKVERVSETTVTDLSGRWNETDSRLTAEQITAELMDHAWYSTYASENGGKKPVLIVGLITNKSHEHIATETFSKDIEKAVINSGRMKLVQAGNMREEIRAERADQQNNASQSTMKKFGLENGADFMLQGTVNSIVDQNKKEKSVYYQIDLELTNIQTNEKVWIGDKKIKKLIK; encoded by the coding sequence ATGAAAAACAACGCCATAAAATTGTTTACTGCCTTAGCACTGGCTCTTACATTATCTAATTGTGGTGCTCCAAAAGTAGAGCGTGTGAGTGAAACAACCGTTACAGACCTTAGTGGCCGCTGGAACGAGACAGATTCGCGCCTTACCGCAGAGCAAATAACCGCAGAACTTATGGATCATGCCTGGTATAGTACTTACGCATCTGAAAACGGAGGTAAAAAACCGGTACTAATCGTGGGCCTTATAACTAATAAATCGCACGAGCACATTGCTACCGAAACGTTTTCTAAAGATATAGAAAAAGCCGTTATTAACTCTGGCCGTATGAAACTGGTACAGGCAGGTAATATGCGCGAAGAAATAAGGGCAGAACGTGCAGACCAGCAAAATAATGCTTCGCAAAGCACAATGAAAAAATTTGGCCTTGAAAACGGTGCCGATTTTATGCTGCAAGGCACTGTAAACTCTATCGTAGACCAAAACAAAAAAGAAAAATCAGTTTATTACCAGATAGACCTTGAACTTACAAACATCCAGACAAATGAAAAAGTGTGGATAGGCGACAAAAAAATCAAGAAACTTATTAAGTAA
- a CDS encoding OsmC family protein, with product MKFTRKASTNWKGTGKDGKGSVSTESTTLNNAQLSFKTRFEDGVGTNPEELVGAAHSGCYTMQLSFLISEKGFTPEDLNTEAQVTFEDGTITKVHLKLEASVPGLSDQDFQELATKAKEICPVSKLLNAEITLSATLIA from the coding sequence ATGAAATTTACAAGAAAAGCATCTACAAACTGGAAAGGAACAGGGAAAGACGGAAAAGGATCTGTAAGCACAGAAAGCACTACCCTTAATAATGCACAATTATCATTCAAAACACGTTTTGAAGACGGTGTAGGCACTAATCCTGAAGAGCTTGTAGGCGCTGCACACTCTGGCTGCTACACTATGCAGTTAAGCTTCCTTATATCAGAAAAAGGATTTACACCCGAAGACCTTAACACAGAGGCTCAGGTGACTTTTGAAGACGGTACCATTACAAAAGTTCACCTTAAGCTGGAAGCAAGCGTACCGGGACTTAGCGATCAGGATTTCCAGGAGCTGGCCACTAAAGCAAAAGAAATTTGCCCTGTATCTAAGCTGCTTAATGCTGAAATTACATTATCTGCTACATTGATAGCTTAA
- a CDS encoding alpha/beta hydrolase — translation MKKITVMALAFLGLNAAHAQTDPSLAGSYNVEKNTREFLKAVHSGTGPQLYELSIQDARNVLINAQTGDYKKLPVDIEEKTITQDGRTVSIRIVKPQGSKEKLPVLMYFHGGGWILGNAFTHDRLVRELAVGANIAVVFVNYTPTPEARYPQANEESYAATKWIKENGSKLGFNTSKIAVGGDSVGGNMAIAVTLMAKERKGPQIDYQLLFYPVTDANFNTASYQQFANGHFLTLNAMIWFWNQYAPNKADRNQITASPLRADIEQLQNLPEALIITAENDVLRDEGEAYAKKLNAAGVKVTATRYIGTIHDFVMLNPITNTPAPRAAIKQATDALKDKLHN, via the coding sequence ATGAAAAAAATAACAGTAATGGCCTTAGCATTTTTAGGATTAAATGCCGCCCACGCCCAAACCGATCCATCGCTTGCAGGAAGCTACAATGTAGAAAAAAATACCCGCGAGTTTTTAAAAGCAGTACACAGCGGCACAGGCCCGCAACTTTATGAACTATCTATACAGGATGCCCGTAATGTACTTATCAATGCACAAACGGGCGATTACAAAAAACTACCTGTAGACATTGAAGAAAAAACCATTACACAGGATGGCCGCACAGTGTCCATCAGAATTGTAAAACCGCAGGGCAGTAAAGAAAAGCTACCGGTACTTATGTACTTTCATGGTGGCGGATGGATACTGGGCAACGCCTTTACCCACGACCGCCTGGTAAGAGAACTGGCTGTAGGCGCTAACATTGCCGTAGTATTTGTAAACTACACTCCCACCCCCGAAGCCCGCTACCCTCAGGCAAATGAAGAATCTTATGCCGCTACAAAATGGATTAAAGAAAATGGCAGCAAACTTGGCTTTAACACGTCTAAAATAGCCGTGGGCGGCGACAGTGTAGGCGGTAACATGGCGATAGCCGTTACCCTGATGGCAAAAGAACGCAAAGGTCCGCAGATTGATTACCAGCTATTGTTCTACCCTGTAACCGACGCTAACTTTAATACCGCATCATACCAGCAATTTGCTAACGGGCACTTTTTAACCCTCAATGCCATGATATGGTTCTGGAACCAGTATGCGCCTAACAAAGCCGACCGTAACCAAATTACCGCATCGCCACTACGCGCTGATATTGAGCAACTGCAAAATCTTCCGGAAGCATTGATCATTACTGCTGAAAATGATGTATTGCGTGATGAAGGCGAGGCTTATGCGAAAAAGCTAAATGCTGCCGGTGTAAAAGTTACTGCCACACGCTACATAGGTACCATTCACGATTTTGTAATGCTAAACCCTATTACAAATACACCTGCACCGCGAGCAGCCATAAAACAGGCTACAGACGCGCTGAAAGACAAATTGCACAATTAA
- a CDS encoding nucleoside triphosphate pyrophosphohydrolase family protein: MKKQLDAVTQFHTSFKLGVSDAPRASLGDSVNLLRYNLMKEENEEYLEAVQNSDLTEVADALGDMLYILCGTIIEHGLQYKIEEVFDEIQRSNMSKLDDNGLPIYREDGKVMKGPKYSKPDFTAILK, translated from the coding sequence ATGAAAAAACAACTTGATGCCGTAACGCAGTTTCATACATCTTTTAAACTGGGTGTAAGCGATGCGCCCCGGGCAAGCTTAGGCGATAGCGTTAACCTGCTGCGTTACAACTTAATGAAGGAAGAAAATGAAGAATATCTTGAAGCCGTACAAAATAGCGACCTTACAGAGGTGGCCGACGCGCTGGGAGATATGCTGTATATATTATGTGGCACCATTATAGAACATGGACTACAATATAAGATAGAAGAAGTATTTGATGAAATACAGCGCAGTAATATGAGTAAGCTTGATGATAACGGCCTGCCGATATATCGCGAAGATGGTAAGGTAATGAAAGGGCCTAAGTACTCTAAGCCAGATTTTACAGCAATTCTTAAGTAG
- a CDS encoding branched-chain amino acid aminotransferase, giving the protein MSGNPTFTIKVQKAETSKIGSVDFENLPFGNVFTDHMLYCDYKNGEWGTPVIEPYAPMLMDPSSRVFHYGQAIFEGMKAYKDEKDDIWLFRPDQNFERFNKSAVRLAMPEVPEEVFIEGLRQLINIDREWVKKGKGNSLYLRPFMIATGHGVIASPSAQYRFMIIMSPAKSYYQGEVKVLIAEHFSRAANGGIGAAKAAGNYSSQFYPTKLANEQGYQQVIWTDDATHTKLEEAGTMNVFFRINDTLCTAPTSERILDGVTRKSLIDIAKRDGITVEERPVLVAELIEGMKNGSLKEIFGAGTAAVISPIEGFSYQDVYYELPKQENPVALELKEKLTSIQNKLAEDTFGWTEKI; this is encoded by the coding sequence ATGAGCGGAAACCCTACTTTTACTATTAAAGTTCAGAAAGCCGAGACCTCTAAAATTGGCTCGGTAGATTTTGAGAACCTGCCGTTTGGTAATGTTTTTACAGACCATATGCTGTATTGCGATTACAAAAATGGCGAATGGGGTACTCCGGTTATTGAACCCTATGCCCCCATGCTTATGGATCCTTCTTCGAGGGTGTTCCATTACGGGCAGGCAATTTTTGAAGGCATGAAAGCTTATAAGGATGAAAAAGATGATATCTGGCTTTTTCGCCCTGACCAAAACTTTGAACGTTTTAATAAATCTGCAGTAAGGCTGGCAATGCCCGAAGTACCTGAAGAGGTATTTATAGAAGGCCTTAGGCAACTTATAAATATAGACCGCGAATGGGTTAAAAAAGGTAAAGGCAACTCGCTATACCTGCGTCCGTTCATGATAGCCACAGGTCACGGTGTTATAGCATCGCCATCTGCTCAATACAGGTTTATGATTATTATGTCTCCGGCTAAGTCATACTACCAGGGCGAAGTTAAGGTGCTTATAGCAGAGCACTTTAGCCGTGCGGCCAATGGTGGTATTGGTGCAGCAAAGGCAGCCGGTAACTATTCATCTCAATTTTATCCTACAAAGTTAGCTAACGAACAAGGTTACCAGCAGGTAATATGGACGGATGATGCTACACATACCAAGCTTGAAGAGGCCGGTACCATGAACGTATTTTTCAGGATAAACGATACACTTTGCACAGCTCCTACCAGCGAAAGGATACTGGATGGCGTAACGCGTAAGAGCCTTATAGACATTGCAAAACGTGATGGTATTACGGTAGAAGAACGCCCTGTTTTAGTAGCAGAGCTTATTGAAGGCATGAAAAACGGATCGCTAAAAGAAATTTTTGGCGCCGGTACTGCAGCTGTAATAAGCCCTATTGAAGGCTTTAGCTACCAGGATGTTTATTATGAACTGCCTAAACAGGAAAATCCGGTGGCACTGGAGCTAAAAGAAAAACTTACTAGTATACAGAACAAGCTTGCCGAAGACACCTTTGGGTGGACGGAGAAGATATAA